One stretch of Hypanus sabinus isolate sHypSab1 chromosome 29, sHypSab1.hap1, whole genome shotgun sequence DNA includes these proteins:
- the LOC132383238 gene encoding zinc finger protein 135-like: MLFTCLDCGKGFTRSSQLNVHQRIHTGERPFTCSNCGKRFTQLSNLLAHQRVHTGEKPFTCSHCGKAFSHSSHLKDHQRVHTGERPFICTDCGKGFTRSSDLKQHLRVHTGERPFTCSECGKGFSQSCNLVTHYQVHTAERPFTCSECGKGFTQSSQLKVHQRIHTGERPFTCSDCGKGFTQLSNLLAHQRVHTGEKPFTCSDCGKRFTQLSNLLSHQRVHTREKPFTRSDCGKGFTQLSNLLAHQQVHTGENLFTCSHCGKGFTHSSHLREHQQVHTGEMFPCAECGKEFSQSSQLKVHQRVHTWERPFTCSYCGKGCSRSSDLKEHLRVHTGERPFTCSECGKGFSQSSNLVAHYQVHTVERPFTCSECGKGFNHSSNLRKHYRVHTGEKV, translated from the coding sequence atgttgttcacctgcttagactgtgggaagggattcactcgttcATCCCAATTGAATGTGCATCAGCGaattcatactggggagaggccatttacctgctcaaattgtggaaagagattcactcagttatctaacttactggcacaccagcgagttcacactggggagaagccatttacctgctcacattgtgggaaggcattcaGTCACTCATCTCACTTGAAGgaccatcagcgagttcacactggggagaggccatttatctgtacagactgtgggaagggattcactcgatcatctgacctGAAGCAACATCTGcgggttcacactggagagaggccgttcacctgctctgaatgtgggaagggattttctCAGTCATGCAACCTTGTGACACATTATCAAGTTCACACTgcggagaggccattcacctgttctgaatgtgggaaaggattcactcagtcatctcaattgaaggtacatcagcgaattcacactggggagaggccattcacctgttcagattgtgggaagggattcactcagttatctaacCTActggcacatcagcgagttcacaccggggagaaaccattcacctgctcagactgtgggaagagattcactcagttatctaacTTACTgtcacaccagcgagttcacactagggagaaaccattcacccgctcagactgtgggaagggattcactcagttatctaacttactggcacaccagcaagttcacactggggagaatcTATTCACCTGCTcacattgtgggaagggattcactcactcatctcaCCTAAGAGAACATCAACAAGTGCACACTGGGGAGATGTTCCCCTGCGCTgaatgtgggaaggaattcagtcagtcatcacaattgaaggtacatcagcgagttcacacctgGGAGAGACCATTCACATGCTCATATTGTGGGAAGGGATGCAGTCGATCATCTGACCTGAAGGAACATCTGCGGgttcatactggagagaggccattcacatgctctgaaTGTGGAAAGGGATTTTCTCAGTCAAGCAATCTTGTGGCACACTATCAAGTCCACACtgtggagaggccattcacctgctctgaatgtgggaaggggttcaatCATTCATCCAATCTTCGGAAGcactaccgagttcacactggggagaaagtgtAA